The Apium graveolens cultivar Ventura chromosome 11, ASM990537v1, whole genome shotgun sequence genome has a window encoding:
- the LOC141695759 gene encoding uncharacterized protein LOC141695759 — translation MALGDFNDMISIADKKGNNSHPQALLDGFKQTIDVCGLIELDLMGGNFTWEKSRGTRDWDGDSNSKYFHAYATSRRKKNQVTYLKNENGEVVSKHEDMCEIVKSYFTKIFGDERIQRGNMEVPEAVITKDQNRKLIAEFTMEEFSVAIKQMHPNKSAGPDGLNPAFYQHFWNLFGSDKENAYEMKDLRPIALCNVLYKVISNVLANRLKVILLGIITDNQSTFVRGRNITDNLLLAFELLHYMKQKKKGVEGEVALKFIGPINPARRLRQGDPLSPYLFLFCVEGLSRMLKNAADEVEEVMEVKSILHRYELHSGQAINLHKSGIYFSSNVRLDKQEELKNLVGVYSDLNTGKYLGLPSLIGRSKKMVFNFFKDRLWSKIQGWSSKCLLKAGKNNPDSLVVKVFKARYFPASSLFEVGRRGGITFVWSGLWQAKEYLKQGFRWVVWDGRSIKVSSDAWLRGKDEYRIDEQYRQLVSDLKVYDLFLPVSSEWDVTKQYFSNCKQLEESKRWGRLWQIQIPQKVKMFLWRVCQNYVPVHILLRGKGVNTPILCPLCGVDVEHSRHIYLECSYAEGCWNELGLGFDMSRILSCSEWLLNTLAVKSYEKLAQIATVLWGIWAARNMKVWQNKTLMTQMAMQWSVLQVKQWHDSQQLKLYRNKDVVQINKEPGIKWQPLDEGRMKINVDAHVVAGNSWFSCGLVLRDHEGKFIVARTHKFAGEVPVVEAEAIVVLEATRWMSLLGL, via the exons ATGGCTTTAGGTGACTTCAATGATATGATTAGCATTGCTGATAAGAAAGGGAATAATAGTCATCCTCAGGCGCTTTTGGATGGATTTAAGCAAACAATTGATGTTTGTGGTTTGATAGAGCTAGATCTTATGGGAGGAAACTTTACATGGGAGAAAAGTCGTGGTACTCGGGATTGG GATGGAGATTCAAACTCGAAATATTTCCATGCTTATGCTACTAGTAGGAGGAAAAAGAATCAGGTGACTTACCTCAAAAATGAGAATGGAGAAGTAGTGAGTAAGCATGAGGATATGTGTGAAATTGTCAAAAGTTATTTTACAAAGATTTTTGGTGATGAGAGAATTCAGAGGGGTAATATGGAGGTGCCTGAAGCTGTCATAACAAAAGATCAAAATCGGAAACTCATAGCAGAGTTCACGATGGAGGAATTCTCAGTTGCCATAAAGCAAATGCACCCAAACAAAAGTGCTGGTCCAGATGGCTTGAATCCAGCATTTTATCAACACTTCTGGAATTTATTTGGTAGTGAT AAAGAAAATGCATATGAGATGAAGGATTTACGTCCTATAGCACTTTGTAATGTTCTTTACAAGGTAATATCAAACGTTCTAGCTAATCGGTTGAAAGTTATTCTGCTTGGTATCATTACTGATAATCAATCAACTTTTGTTCGGGGAAGAAATATCACTGATAATCTATTGCTAGCTTTTGAGCTGTTGCATTACatgaaacaaaagaagaaaggaGTAGAAGGAGAGGTTGCTTTGAAATTT ATAGGCCCTATTAATCCGGCTAGGAGATTGCGTCAGGGTGATCCTTTATCGCCTTACTTATTCTTGTTTTGTGTGGAGGGTCTATCTCGCATGTTAAAGAATGCTGCTGATGAAG TTGAGGAGGTCATGGAGGTAAAGTCGATTTTACACAGGTATGAACTGCATTCTGGACAGGCAATAAATTTGCATAAATCTGGGATTTATTTTAGTTCGAATGTAAGGTTGGATAAGCAGGAAGAGTTGAAGAACTTGGTGGGTGTTTATAGTGATCTGAACACAGGGAAATATCTCGGTCTTCCGTCTTTGATAGGGAGGTCAAAGAAAAtggtttttaatttttttaaggatCGTTTATGGAGCAAAATTCAGGGATGGAGTTCAAAGTGTCTTTTAAAGGCTGGTAAG AATAACCCAGATTCTCTGGTGGTTAAGGTTTTTAAAGCTAGGTATTTTCCGGCATCAAGTCTATTTGAGGTAGGTAGAAGAGGTGGTATAACCTTTGTCTGGTCAGGGTTGTGGCAAGCAAAAGAATATCTTAAGCAAGGATTTAGGTGGGTTGTGTGGGATGGGAGGTCTATAAAGGTGAGTTCAGATGCTTGGCTTAGGGGTAAGGATGAGTATAGAATCGATGAGCAATATCGCCAATTAGTGAGTGATTTAAAGGTTTATGATTTGTTTCTTCCTGTCAGTAGTGAGTGGGACGTTACCAAG CAATATTTCAGTAATTGTAAACAGCTCGAGGAAAGTAAAAGGTGGGGAAGGCTATGGCAGATCCAGATTCCGCAGAAAGTTAAGATGTTTTTGTGGAGGGTATGTCAGAATTATGTTCCTGTTCATATTTTGTTGAGGGGGAAAGGAGTGAACACCCCTATTCTGTGTCCGTTATGTGGAGTAGATGTAGAGCATTCGAGGCACATTTATCTTGAATGTAGTTATGCAGAGGGATGTTGGAATGAACTAGGCTTGGGGTTTGATATGTCCCGGATCTTGTCATGTTCAGAATGGTTGTTAAATACTTTGGCAGTTAAATCTTATGAGAAACTAGCTCAGATTGCAACTGTTTTATGGGGAATTTGGGCAGCTAGGAATATGAAGGTGTGGCAGAATAAGACTTTAATGACTCAGATGGCAATGCAGTGGAGCGTCCTTCAAGTTAAACAATGGCATGACAGTCAGCAGCTGAAGTTGTATCGGAACAAAGATGTTGTGCAGATTAATAAAGAACCAGGGATTAAATGGCAGCCACTAGACGAAGGCAGGATGAAAATCAATGTCGATGCTCATGTTGTGGCAGGTAATTCATGGTTCTCGTGTGGTCTCGTTCTTAGGGACCATGAAGGAAAATTTATTGTAGCAAGAACACACAAGTTTGCAGGAGAAGTACCAGTTGTTGAAGCAGAGGCCATTGTAGTCTTAGAAGCTACCAGGTGGATGAGTTTATTGGGTCTGTAG